The following are encoded together in the Zingiber officinale cultivar Zhangliang chromosome 8A, Zo_v1.1, whole genome shotgun sequence genome:
- the LOC122009626 gene encoding protein PEROXIN-4-like isoform X3 codes for MQASRARLFKEYKEVQREKAADPDIQLVCDDSNIYKWTALIKGPSETPYEGGVFQLAIAIPEQYPLLPPQVRFLTKIFHPNVHFKTGEICLDILKNAWSPAWTLQSVCRAIIALMAHPEPDSPLNCDSGNLLRSGDIRGYCSMARMYTRLAAAPKKG; via the exons ATGCAG GCATCAAGAGCTAGGCTTTTCAAGGAGTACAAAGAGGTTCAGAGAGAAAAAGCAGCTGACCCAGACATTCAATTGGTCTGTGATGATTCTAACATTTACAAGTGGACCGCTCTAATTAAG GGACCTTCAGAAACTCCATACGAAGGCGGTGTGTTTCAGCTTGCAATTGCTATTCCTGAGCAGTACCCTTTGTTACCCCCACAAGTTCGATTCCTAACAAAAATCTTTCACCCGAATGTGCATTTCAAG ACCGGGGAGATTTGCCTCGACATCTTGAAGAATGCTTGGAGCCCTGCATGGACTCTACAATCTGTTTGCCGAGCCATAATTGCTTTAATGGCCCATCCAGAGCCTGATAGCCCTCTCAATTGTGATTCAG GAAATCTCCTGCGGTCCGGCGATATAAGGGGCTATTGTTCGATGGCAAGAATGTACACTAGACTCGCTGCTGCTCCAAAAAAGGGCTAA
- the LOC122009626 gene encoding protein PEROXIN-4-like isoform X1: MPSWLLTASWLPCFGSVGFESPISRKPNIMQASRARLFKEYKEVQREKAADPDIQLVCDDSNIYKWTALIKGPSETPYEGGVFQLAIAIPEQYPLLPPQVRFLTKIFHPNVHFKTGEICLDILKNAWSPAWTLQSVCRAIIALMAHPEPDSPLNCDSGNLLRSGDIRGYCSMARMYTRLAAAPKKG, encoded by the exons ATGCCGAGCTGGTTACTCACAGCCAG CTGGTTGCCTTGTTTTGGTTCTGTTGGTTTTGAGTCTCCAATCTCCAGGAAACCAAATATCATGCAG GCATCAAGAGCTAGGCTTTTCAAGGAGTACAAAGAGGTTCAGAGAGAAAAAGCAGCTGACCCAGACATTCAATTGGTCTGTGATGATTCTAACATTTACAAGTGGACCGCTCTAATTAAG GGACCTTCAGAAACTCCATACGAAGGCGGTGTGTTTCAGCTTGCAATTGCTATTCCTGAGCAGTACCCTTTGTTACCCCCACAAGTTCGATTCCTAACAAAAATCTTTCACCCGAATGTGCATTTCAAG ACCGGGGAGATTTGCCTCGACATCTTGAAGAATGCTTGGAGCCCTGCATGGACTCTACAATCTGTTTGCCGAGCCATAATTGCTTTAATGGCCCATCCAGAGCCTGATAGCCCTCTCAATTGTGATTCAG GAAATCTCCTGCGGTCCGGCGATATAAGGGGCTATTGTTCGATGGCAAGAATGTACACTAGACTCGCTGCTGCTCCAAAAAAGGGCTAA
- the LOC122009626 gene encoding protein PEROXIN-4-like isoform X2, giving the protein MHPPTLTRCHRRPCTDNWLKASRARLFKEYKEVQREKAADPDIQLVCDDSNIYKWTALIKGPSETPYEGGVFQLAIAIPEQYPLLPPQVRFLTKIFHPNVHFKTGEICLDILKNAWSPAWTLQSVCRAIIALMAHPEPDSPLNCDSGNLLRSGDIRGYCSMARMYTRLAAAPKKG; this is encoded by the exons ATGCATCCACCAACATTAACTAGGTGCCATAGGAGACCATGCACGGACAATTGGCTGAAG GCATCAAGAGCTAGGCTTTTCAAGGAGTACAAAGAGGTTCAGAGAGAAAAAGCAGCTGACCCAGACATTCAATTGGTCTGTGATGATTCTAACATTTACAAGTGGACCGCTCTAATTAAG GGACCTTCAGAAACTCCATACGAAGGCGGTGTGTTTCAGCTTGCAATTGCTATTCCTGAGCAGTACCCTTTGTTACCCCCACAAGTTCGATTCCTAACAAAAATCTTTCACCCGAATGTGCATTTCAAG ACCGGGGAGATTTGCCTCGACATCTTGAAGAATGCTTGGAGCCCTGCATGGACTCTACAATCTGTTTGCCGAGCCATAATTGCTTTAATGGCCCATCCAGAGCCTGATAGCCCTCTCAATTGTGATTCAG GAAATCTCCTGCGGTCCGGCGATATAAGGGGCTATTGTTCGATGGCAAGAATGTACACTAGACTCGCTGCTGCTCCAAAAAAGGGCTAA